In the genome of Pseudomonas sp. P5_109, one region contains:
- a CDS encoding MaoC family dehydratase, with amino-acid sequence MNAISLEKINIGDSLPPLAIPPINRTTLGLFAGASGDHNAIHIDTDYARKAGMPDVFAHGMLSMAYLGRLLTQWVDQRQLREFGVRFLGITHLGHQINCTGTVVERFDIEGEQRIKVEVRTTNQYGETKIVGDAVIAL; translated from the coding sequence ATGAACGCGATTAGCCTGGAAAAAATCAACATCGGCGACAGCCTGCCACCGCTGGCGATACCGCCGATCAACCGCACCACGCTGGGGCTGTTTGCCGGCGCGTCGGGCGACCACAACGCCATTCACATCGACACCGATTACGCACGCAAGGCCGGCATGCCCGACGTGTTCGCCCACGGCATGTTGTCGATGGCCTACCTCGGTCGCTTGCTGACCCAGTGGGTCGATCAGCGCCAGTTGCGCGAGTTCGGCGTGCGCTTTCTCGGCATTACCCACCTGGGCCACCAGATCAACTGCACCGGCACCGTCGTTGAGCGCTTCGACATCGAAGGCGAGCAACGGATCAAGGTCGAAGTGCGCACCACCAACCAATACGGCGAGACCAAGATCGTTGGTGACGCCGTGATCGCTCTGTAA